Proteins encoded by one window of Actinomycetota bacterium:
- a CDS encoding APC family permease, producing MSIKSFLIGQPIESVREKHERLSKVTGLAIFASDNLSSAAYATEEIMLALAIAGPALLHLSLEISLAISGLLAIIAISYFQTIHAYPSGGGSYIVAKDNLGVKTGLVAGAALLIDYVLTVAVSVTAGVAAITSAVPSLFEFRIEICLLAIVILMLGNLRGVREAGKIFSAPTYLFVASILALIVVGIIRSAMGAPPAPSSAQSLESTGSYIALFVVLRAFASGCAAVTGIEAVSNGVKAFQPPEARNASQTLLVMAALLGIMFVGISYLAELYHVLPVDNQTMLSQLAEAVFSRGLIYYLIQAVTALILVLAANTSFQDFPRLSSVMASDGFMPRQLSSRGDRLVFSNGIVLLGVFAAILIIIFRGETHSLIPLYAVGVFLAITLSQTGMVLHWLRERGRLWRAKMSINGFGAVTTAVVVVVITGTKFIYGAWIVIIAIPVIVGLALKVKRHYRSVAKQLSLESVEEEPEFDHHTVIVPVSGLQRAVLGALRYARVLSDDVVAVYVCFDPVETQKLKAKWEKFGIEVPLVVLESEYRSVIEPLMDYISGVREVHKNGVITVILPEFVPSKWWHHILHNQTALLIKGILLFKHGVVSTSVPMHLAE from the coding sequence ATGTCAATCAAGAGTTTTCTGATCGGTCAACCGATCGAATCAGTGCGCGAGAAGCACGAGCGCCTGTCGAAGGTCACCGGGCTGGCGATTTTCGCTTCGGATAACCTCTCCTCGGCCGCATACGCCACCGAGGAGATCATGCTTGCGCTCGCCATCGCCGGTCCTGCACTGCTTCACCTTTCACTGGAGATCTCGCTGGCGATCTCCGGCCTGCTGGCAATAATCGCGATCTCCTATTTCCAGACGATCCACGCATATCCGTCCGGCGGCGGCTCCTATATCGTTGCCAAGGATAATCTGGGAGTAAAAACCGGGCTTGTCGCCGGTGCGGCGCTGCTGATCGATTACGTGCTTACGGTAGCCGTTAGTGTGACCGCCGGTGTGGCCGCCATAACCTCGGCGGTTCCGTCGCTGTTTGAATTCCGCATCGAGATCTGTCTGCTGGCCATCGTCATTCTCATGCTTGGCAACCTGCGCGGCGTACGTGAAGCGGGCAAGATCTTTTCCGCCCCCACGTACCTGTTCGTTGCCAGTATTCTCGCCCTGATCGTCGTCGGCATCATCAGAAGCGCCATGGGCGCGCCTCCGGCGCCTTCCTCCGCCCAGTCGCTTGAGTCCACTGGCAGCTACATCGCACTGTTCGTCGTCTTGCGGGCATTCGCTTCCGGCTGCGCGGCGGTCACCGGCATCGAGGCCGTCTCCAACGGGGTCAAGGCATTCCAGCCGCCAGAGGCCAGAAACGCAAGTCAGACCTTGCTGGTAATGGCGGCGCTGCTCGGCATCATGTTCGTGGGCATTTCTTATCTGGCCGAGCTATACCATGTCCTGCCCGTCGACAATCAGACGATGCTTTCGCAACTGGCGGAGGCTGTCTTCTCCCGCGGGCTTATCTATTACCTGATCCAGGCAGTCACGGCCCTCATCCTTGTCCTGGCGGCAAACACATCGTTCCAGGACTTTCCGCGCCTTTCTTCGGTGATGGCGTCCGACGGCTTCATGCCCAGGCAACTGAGCAGCCGCGGCGACCGTCTCGTGTTTTCCAATGGAATCGTCCTGCTTGGGGTGTTCGCGGCGATCCTGATCATAATCTTCCGGGGGGAGACACATTCGTTGATACCGCTGTATGCCGTGGGAGTATTCCTGGCGATCACACTGTCACAAACCGGCATGGTGCTCCACTGGCTGCGTGAGCGCGGCAGGCTGTGGCGGGCAAAGATGTCGATCAATGGTTTCGGGGCGGTGACAACGGCTGTGGTCGTCGTTGTTATCACGGGCACCAAGTTCATTTATGGCGCCTGGATCGTTATCATCGCCATCCCGGTGATCGTGGGGCTGGCGCTCAAAGTGAAGAGGCATTATCGCTCGGTGGCGAAGCAACTATCGCTTGAGTCCGTCGAAGAGGAGCCGGAGTTCGATCATCACACCGTTATCGTGCCGGTATCGGGCCTGCAGCGGGCGGTGCTCGGCGCCCTTCGCTATGCCAGGGTTCTGTCAGACGACGTAGTGGCGGTATATGTTTGTTTCGACCCGGTTGAGACTCAGAAGCTCAAGGCCAAATGGGAGAAGTTCGGCATCGAGGTGCCCCTGGTGGTGCTGGAATCTGAGTACCGGTCGGTGATAGAACCTCTCATGGACTACATCAGCGGCGTGCGGGAAGTCCACAAGAATGGCGTCATCACCGTCATCCTGCCGGAGTTCGTGCCGTCAAAATGGTGGCATCACATCTTGCACAACCAGACAGCCTTGCTGATCAAGGGCATCCTGCTTTTCAAACATGGCGTTGTGTCAACCAGCGTGCCGATGCACCTGGCTGAATAG
- a CDS encoding YCF48-related protein gives MLSLMVMAAPAMTVGTATGDGSWLWLNPSPQGNPLKAVSFIDANTGWAAGVAGTILKTTDGGATWSTSVPSTNCLGIVTSGCNLTSISFIDSTHGVAVGEYGTIWKTADGGSTWAARTLPSTGCSALPGGSCATVLLASVQFIDASNVVAVGAGYGFYSADGGTTWNVASGIDPTVTIDSVSMTGTNGYAVGSFGAIYQTTDSGHTWPVKMVSPVALNEIRAVYTADATHAFAISGSQLLRTTDGLTWTASSGLSAQLYGLTVSGNDLVVTGTSGTILKRTSATNWTDPIATVASGMTASVSGTTSLLFDVVYAGGSAYASGDAGAVVKSIDSGATWTLKAGGNSKSFMSSSFVNDSTGWVTGRDGTVLKTTDSGATWTSDRAGIATGTTLQAVQFLDASTGFTAGYYGASGVIYKYSAGTWAPMTMPAGVSQIWGLHMVDPTHGWAVGFPGTGATTGVALKTVDGQNWVFDAAGLGANIQLYSVDSTSAANAWAVGQNTITRKGVVARYSGGVWTVTEKTELNGMQSIDMVNDLTGFFAAYGPPSGTNYGDGKVYKTTDGGLTWNNTALSTTHVMAATAFIDANTGYVAGGEGRVFKTVNGGATWTLESLGSGSRMFSISIVPSINSLTGYVAYTSGDSASILRTPMCTGGKPNLSLRNTGTYWASYSDYTWRTLSVDYSLTNSSTATAYAVSITGSSANNGVVLDSSSPMPMSLGDIVAGGSQPLTLKYSVPDGLTSFKAYNLASAQDGCGGTYTYP, from the coding sequence ATGTTGTCACTGATGGTAATGGCGGCGCCCGCCATGACCGTAGGCACAGCCACAGGCGACGGCAGCTGGCTCTGGCTGAATCCTTCCCCGCAGGGGAATCCCCTCAAGGCAGTATCCTTCATCGACGCCAATACCGGCTGGGCAGCCGGGGTAGCGGGAACAATCCTGAAGACGACTGATGGCGGAGCCACCTGGAGCACATCGGTGCCCTCGACAAACTGTCTTGGCATCGTCACCAGCGGCTGCAACCTGACCAGTATTTCTTTTATCGACTCTACCCACGGCGTAGCAGTCGGCGAATATGGAACCATATGGAAGACGGCAGACGGCGGATCGACCTGGGCCGCGCGGACATTACCCTCCACCGGCTGCAGCGCTTTGCCGGGAGGTTCATGTGCGACCGTGCTGCTGGCCAGCGTGCAGTTCATCGACGCCTCTAACGTCGTGGCGGTTGGCGCCGGCTACGGATTTTATTCCGCTGACGGCGGCACGACCTGGAACGTGGCCAGCGGTATCGATCCGACGGTCACCATCGATTCGGTATCCATGACCGGAACCAACGGCTATGCCGTGGGTTCCTTCGGAGCTATCTATCAGACAACCGACTCCGGCCACACCTGGCCGGTGAAGATGGTTTCGCCGGTGGCGCTCAATGAGATCCGGGCCGTTTACACGGCTGACGCTACCCACGCCTTTGCCATCTCGGGTAGCCAGCTGCTGAGGACGACCGACGGCCTGACCTGGACCGCCAGCAGCGGCCTTTCCGCCCAACTCTACGGGCTGACGGTCTCCGGCAACGATCTTGTAGTCACCGGAACCAGCGGCACCATCCTCAAGAGGACATCGGCAACCAACTGGACAGACCCTATCGCCACCGTGGCGTCGGGCATGACCGCATCCGTTTCCGGAACTACCAGCCTGCTGTTTGACGTCGTTTACGCCGGGGGCTCAGCGTATGCCAGCGGCGACGCCGGCGCTGTCGTCAAATCCATCGACTCCGGCGCCACCTGGACTCTCAAGGCCGGTGGAAACTCCAAGAGCTTCATGAGTTCCAGCTTCGTCAATGACTCCACTGGCTGGGTGACCGGCCGCGACGGCACGGTTTTGAAAACAACCGACTCCGGCGCCACCTGGACCAGCGACAGGGCGGGCATCGCCACCGGAACGACGCTGCAGGCGGTACAGTTCCTTGACGCCAGCACCGGTTTCACCGCCGGCTATTATGGCGCCAGCGGCGTCATCTACAAATATTCAGCTGGGACCTGGGCGCCAATGACCATGCCTGCGGGAGTCTCGCAGATATGGGGATTGCACATGGTCGATCCTACCCATGGCTGGGCAGTCGGCTTCCCCGGCACGGGCGCCACTACGGGAGTAGCCCTGAAGACCGTTGACGGCCAGAACTGGGTTTTTGACGCAGCCGGCCTGGGCGCCAATATCCAGCTCTACAGCGTCGACTCTACCTCAGCGGCCAACGCCTGGGCTGTCGGCCAGAACACGATCACCCGCAAGGGCGTTGTCGCCAGATACAGCGGCGGCGTCTGGACTGTCACGGAAAAGACCGAGCTCAACGGTATGCAATCGATCGACATGGTCAACGACCTCACCGGCTTCTTTGCCGCATATGGGCCGCCCTCAGGCACCAATTACGGCGACGGTAAGGTATACAAGACCACCGATGGCGGGCTCACATGGAATAACACAGCCCTGAGCACTACACATGTAATGGCCGCGACGGCTTTCATTGACGCCAACACCGGCTACGTCGCCGGCGGCGAGGGCCGCGTTTTCAAGACTGTCAACGGCGGCGCTACCTGGACGCTCGAGAGCCTGGGTTCCGGCTCCCGCATGTTCTCGATCTCAATCGTGCCTTCGATCAATTCGCTCACCGGGTATGTGGCCTACACCAGTGGTGATAGCGCCTCGATACTGCGCACTCCCATGTGCACCGGCGGCAAGCCCAACCTTTCACTGCGCAATACGGGCACCTACTGGGCCAGTTACTCCGATTACACCTGGCGCACGCTGAGCGTTGATTATAGTTTGACAAATAGCAGCACGGCGACGGCATATGCGGTGAGCATCACCGGTTCCTCGGCCAATAATGGAGTCGTGCTCGACAGCTCCTCACCGATGCCGATGTCCCTGGGAGATATCGTCGCCGGCGGCTCTCAACCGCTGACACTGAAATATTCCGTTCCCGATGGACTCACCAGCTTCAAGGCCTACAACCTGGCCTCGGCCCAGGACGGCTGCGGCGGCACCTATACCTATCCCTAG
- the hgcA gene encoding mercury methylation corrinoid protein HgcA → MQLMKTSAEISRSERWEHFKCRTGAFRDKYLVAPGLYALGEPDENADVLISANYKLSFDALRQELKGLSLWILVLDTKGINVWCAAGKGTFGTDELVRRIGEAGLDEVVRHRRLMVPQLGAVGVNAAEVRRRTGFKVSFGPVRASDIPSYMRAGYKKTSEMSTIRFKMMDRLVLTPMEMNPVLKKYPWFAAGILLLFGLQREGILFSSAWDEGLPFLLLGLAAMVAGAFITPVLLPFIPFRSFSIKGLITGFVMVFLASLVPVITRCQDDALLRAATFLFFPAVSSYIALQFTGSTTYTGMSGVKKELRIGVPLYIGAAAVSLLLLVAFKLGDWGIL, encoded by the coding sequence ATGCAATTGATGAAGACTTCGGCTGAAATCAGCAGATCCGAGCGCTGGGAGCACTTCAAGTGCAGAACGGGCGCCTTCCGTGACAAATACCTCGTTGCTCCCGGCCTTTACGCTTTAGGAGAACCCGACGAGAACGCCGACGTCCTCATAAGCGCCAATTACAAGCTCAGCTTCGATGCCCTCCGGCAGGAGTTGAAGGGCCTGAGTCTCTGGATACTGGTGCTGGACACGAAAGGCATAAACGTCTGGTGCGCGGCGGGCAAAGGCACCTTCGGAACCGACGAGCTGGTCAGGCGGATCGGCGAGGCGGGACTCGATGAGGTGGTCCGCCACCGCCGCCTGATGGTTCCCCAGCTCGGAGCCGTGGGAGTGAATGCGGCCGAGGTCAGGAGGCGGACGGGCTTCAAGGTGTCATTCGGTCCGGTGCGGGCGTCAGATATCCCGTCCTACATGCGCGCCGGCTATAAAAAGACTAGTGAGATGAGCACCATCCGCTTCAAAATGATGGATCGGCTGGTGCTGACCCCGATGGAGATGAATCCCGTCCTGAAAAAGTACCCCTGGTTTGCGGCAGGCATACTGCTCCTGTTCGGCCTTCAGCGGGAAGGGATCCTGTTTTCCAGCGCCTGGGATGAAGGGCTGCCGTTTCTGCTGCTCGGCCTGGCCGCCATGGTTGCCGGCGCGTTTATAACACCGGTGTTGCTCCCCTTCATCCCGTTCCGGTCGTTCTCCATCAAAGGCCTCATAACCGGGTTTGTCATGGTCTTTCTCGCTTCACTCGTTCCGGTGATCACGCGTTGCCAGGATGACGCACTGCTGCGCGCGGCCACTTTCTTGTTCTTTCCGGCCGTGAGTTCGTACATCGCGCTTCAATTCACCGGGTCTACTACTTATACCGGCATGTCCGGAGTGAAGAAAGAACTGAGGATCGGTGTGCCGCTTTATATTGGCGCCGCGGCTGTTTCCCTGTTGCTGCTGGTCGCTTTCAAGCTTGGCGACTGGGGGATATTATGA
- a CDS encoding peptide chain release factor N(5)-glutamine methyltransferase: MDAEELLAQAKKTLKSSNERFGFKGEEEDQAWELLVHALGGEEPEYEDEIPAGVKRRFDRFIARRATGEPIAYIVGEVEFRDLQLGIKPGMFIPRYTSEFLAHQAIRRLHGRKRPVHVDLATGIGPVALSSAQAVPAAQVWGLDISQKALNQATANAASLGLRNVRFKRSDLFSALSPGLRGKADVVTIHPPYVPRKEVADLPDEIKKFEPGHTLSDGSHDGLGLVRRVVAEGRDWIRPGGWLLIEIVPSEFRTIRPLLRDAGYRDIRSTHGQLRHTRVITGRV; encoded by the coding sequence ATGGATGCCGAAGAGCTGCTGGCGCAGGCGAAGAAGACGCTGAAGTCGTCCAACGAGCGTTTTGGTTTTAAGGGGGAAGAGGAAGACCAGGCCTGGGAGCTGCTGGTTCACGCGCTGGGAGGGGAAGAGCCCGAATACGAAGACGAGATTCCCGCCGGCGTCAAACGGCGCTTCGACCGTTTTATCGCGCGCAGGGCTACCGGTGAGCCGATCGCTTATATCGTCGGCGAGGTGGAGTTCCGGGATCTCCAGCTCGGCATCAAACCCGGCATGTTCATTCCGCGTTATACCAGCGAATTTCTGGCGCATCAGGCTATCAGGCGCCTGCACGGCCGTAAGCGGCCGGTGCATGTCGATCTTGCCACGGGCATCGGCCCGGTGGCGCTTTCATCGGCCCAGGCGGTGCCCGCCGCCCAGGTCTGGGGGCTGGACATATCGCAAAAAGCGCTCAACCAGGCAACCGCCAACGCCGCCAGCCTCGGCCTGCGAAACGTCCGTTTCAAGCGTAGCGACCTGTTCTCGGCCCTTTCGCCCGGACTTCGCGGCAAGGCCGATGTCGTCACCATCCACCCGCCGTATGTGCCCCGCAAGGAAGTGGCCGACCTGCCCGACGAGATCAAGAAATTCGAGCCCGGCCATACTCTCTCTGATGGCTCCCATGACGGTCTGGGACTGGTGAGGCGGGTCGTCGCCGAGGGCCGCGACTGGATCCGGCCGGGAGGCTGGCTGCTGATCGAGATCGTGCCCAGCGAGTTCAGGACGATCCGTCCGCTGCTGCGCGATGCCGGTTACCGGGATATCCGCAGCACTCACGGCCAGCTGCGCCATACCCGGGTGATTACGGGGCGGGTCTGA
- a CDS encoding flippase-like domain-containing protein: MQSLLHPLNSTLDRLLALDARWLAVAVIFQVAILVFRSSAWRAVLRQAYPHTRISLKDVVASYAAGVALNDYTPARAGEVLKVALLRMRLSGSSLPAVAASSSVILAFDLVVGVALTVAAWAFGVMPALPQLSLTTGLVALSIVAAGVAVLAASPRLRARIREGGAILAHPGTYMRRVVPAQLGAWVCRTGVAFALLAAFGLPATFMLAGLVVIATSVSSLVPTPGGAGAQQVLVVYVLQHTAAASVVLSFSIGMQVGLTAMNTLVGIAGLIVVFGSFRPAVIRAGLRVAREKEDDSRLSVELFSQVHRHAG, encoded by the coding sequence ATGCAGTCACTTCTTCATCCTCTCAATTCCACACTCGACCGTTTGCTGGCGCTGGACGCACGCTGGCTTGCGGTGGCCGTAATTTTCCAGGTAGCAATTCTTGTCTTTCGCTCGTCGGCATGGAGGGCGGTGCTAAGGCAGGCTTATCCCCACACACGGATCAGCCTGAAAGATGTCGTTGCTTCGTACGCGGCCGGGGTGGCCCTCAACGACTATACCCCGGCTCGCGCCGGCGAGGTGCTCAAAGTCGCATTGCTGCGTATGCGGTTGTCGGGCAGTTCCCTTCCCGCCGTAGCAGCTTCCAGCTCCGTGATCCTGGCGTTCGATCTGGTCGTGGGCGTGGCGCTTACCGTCGCGGCCTGGGCTTTTGGCGTGATGCCGGCGCTGCCTCAACTCTCTCTTACAACAGGTCTGGTTGCGCTATCGATCGTTGCTGCCGGCGTTGCAGTGCTGGCGGCATCGCCGCGCCTGCGCGCGCGTATCAGGGAGGGAGGGGCAATCCTTGCACATCCGGGAACATACATGCGGCGGGTGGTTCCGGCGCAACTGGGTGCATGGGTGTGCCGGACCGGTGTCGCCTTCGCACTTCTGGCGGCATTTGGCCTGCCTGCCACGTTCATGCTGGCGGGCCTGGTTGTTATCGCGACCAGCGTTTCCAGCCTGGTGCCCACACCGGGCGGCGCCGGCGCCCAGCAGGTGCTGGTGGTCTACGTCCTGCAGCATACCGCGGCCGCATCGGTTGTCCTGTCTTTTTCCATTGGCATGCAGGTGGGGTTGACCGCCATGAATACACTGGTCGGCATCGCCGGCCTCATCGTCGTCTTCGGCTCATTCCGGCCGGCGGTCATCCGGGCGGGGCTTCGCGTCGCTCGCGAGAAAGAAGACGATAGCCGCCTGAGCGTCGAGCTATTCAGCCAGGTGCATCGGCACGCTGGTTGA
- a CDS encoding flippase-like domain-containing protein — protein MTGYFNLHSNSKNFRMNPPHLPHRWSVRVILVLIAAIGVGLLLWFRGPNWSEVGQAFADVSWQWVLAAIVLNVLSVLIRALSWWSILGQALAGIRIRYSTALSAFSVGLMANALLPGWVGEFARVAVLHRKLENRRGLWPTLFGTVIAHRLLDLVPAISLAIWVILAAELPVWAYSSILTAIGIGVAIFLTGLTIAFLGYRSYSFDKLGPLRRAIGFLERGLAALRSPRASALAAVFQILGWLCQLLAVWSAMFAFNIDLPISAAAQVLILMNIVTILPLWTGNVGLTQAAIALSLINYGVSYSLGFAYGIGVAVIETSVGIAYGLGFFAEEGISFASLRKATDEAARDIAANDHNHQVI, from the coding sequence ATGACCGGCTACTTCAACCTTCACAGCAACAGCAAGAACTTCAGAATGAATCCGCCGCATCTGCCGCATAGGTGGAGCGTACGAGTCATCCTGGTACTGATCGCGGCGATCGGCGTCGGCCTGCTCCTGTGGTTCCGCGGCCCGAACTGGTCGGAGGTCGGTCAGGCTTTTGCCGATGTGAGCTGGCAGTGGGTGCTCGCCGCAATCGTCCTCAACGTCCTTTCCGTTCTTATCAGAGCGCTAAGCTGGTGGTCGATCCTCGGCCAGGCACTGGCCGGAATCCGTATCCGCTATAGCACTGCGCTGTCAGCCTTCTCCGTCGGGCTGATGGCAAATGCCCTGCTGCCCGGCTGGGTTGGCGAGTTTGCGCGAGTCGCGGTGCTGCATCGAAAACTCGAGAATCGCCGTGGACTTTGGCCTACTCTTTTCGGAACGGTGATCGCACACAGGCTGCTGGACCTTGTCCCCGCGATCTCGCTCGCCATCTGGGTAATCCTCGCCGCGGAACTTCCCGTCTGGGCATATTCCAGCATCCTGACGGCTATAGGGATCGGCGTTGCGATCTTTCTGACAGGCCTGACCATCGCCTTTCTGGGCTATCGTAGCTACAGCTTCGACAAGCTCGGACCGCTCCGCCGGGCGATAGGCTTCCTCGAGCGGGGCCTGGCGGCGCTACGCTCGCCGCGGGCCAGCGCCCTGGCGGCGGTCTTTCAGATCCTCGGCTGGTTGTGCCAGCTGCTCGCGGTCTGGTCGGCGATGTTCGCTTTCAATATCGATTTGCCGATTTCGGCCGCGGCGCAGGTCCTGATCCTGATGAATATCGTCACGATACTTCCGCTCTGGACCGGCAACGTCGGCCTTACCCAGGCGGCGATCGCCCTTTCCCTTATAAACTACGGCGTCAGCTATTCGCTTGGCTTCGCCTACGGGATTGGGGTGGCTGTGATCGAAACGTCGGTCGGCATTGCCTATGGGCTCGGCTTCTTCGCCGAAGAGGGCATCAGCTTCGCGTCGCTGCGCAAAGCAACCGACGAGGCCGCCAGGGACATCGCCGCAAACGATCACAATCATCAAGTGATTTAA
- a CDS encoding PAS domain-containing protein, whose protein sequence is MISSEEPNPASSQASGDNPDQGASHVSYLGQGLLQILDALPFYVLLIDKNHRILLANKATRDVLGRDASELVGAHCPRAVHELERGSFPGCPLEQAVISKKPVELEHYDEKTGRWLRTGVYPTDAYSVDGQGVYFHMVQDITEQKKITEKLDGNLVTST, encoded by the coding sequence ATGATTTCTTCCGAGGAGCCAAATCCCGCGTCATCGCAAGCTTCTGGTGATAATCCCGATCAGGGAGCCAGCCACGTCAGCTACCTTGGGCAGGGCCTGCTGCAGATACTCGACGCGCTGCCGTTCTACGTTCTGTTGATCGATAAAAACCACCGCATCCTGCTTGCCAACAAGGCGACAAGGGACGTATTAGGCAGGGATGCAAGCGAGTTGGTCGGCGCTCATTGTCCCCGCGCGGTTCACGAGCTGGAACGTGGCTCCTTCCCCGGGTGTCCTCTCGAACAGGCGGTAATATCGAAAAAACCTGTCGAGCTGGAACATTACGATGAGAAAACCGGCAGATGGTTACGGACGGGCGTCTATCCGACGGACGCCTATTCAGTCGATGGCCAGGGCGTCTACTTCCACATGGTCCAGGACATCACCGAGCAAAAAAAGATAACGGAAAAGCTGGACGGGAATTTAGTGACGTCCACTTAG
- a CDS encoding 4Fe-4S binding protein codes for MKYLADVTTLEYDIGKCTGCRRCVEVCPHGVFAMEDKRAAITDRDKCMECGACALNCESGAIAVDSGVGCAAAIITGMLTGSEPTCGCDSNDDSGSCC; via the coding sequence ATGAAATATCTGGCAGACGTAACGACACTCGAGTACGACATCGGGAAGTGCACGGGCTGCCGCAGGTGCGTGGAGGTCTGCCCGCACGGGGTCTTTGCCATGGAGGACAAGAGGGCAGCGATCACGGATCGGGACAAGTGCATGGAGTGCGGTGCCTGCGCGCTGAATTGCGAATCCGGCGCGATCGCCGTGGATTCCGGCGTGGGTTGCGCCGCCGCCATCATAACGGGGATGCTCACAGGCAGTGAGCCCACCTGTGGCTGCGACAGCAATGATGATTCCGGTAGCTGCTGCTGA
- a CDS encoding metalloregulator ArsR/SmtB family transcription factor, which yields MKKTAQLFKALSDDTRLRIMGLLLEGELCVCDLVAILGLPQSTVSRHLAYLRNSGLVSDSRQGVWMHYRLAGGNTSLQQDVFDLLRKDLAGLPQVLSDQKALRKYLPRKRASCN from the coding sequence ATGAAAAAGACCGCTCAACTTTTCAAGGCCCTTTCAGATGACACCCGCCTCAGGATCATGGGTCTGCTCCTGGAGGGGGAGCTCTGCGTCTGCGACCTGGTGGCGATCCTGGGCCTGCCTCAATCGACGGTTTCCCGGCACCTGGCGTATTTGCGCAATTCCGGCCTGGTGAGCGACAGCCGTCAGGGCGTCTGGATGCACTATCGCCTGGCCGGCGGCAACACCTCCCTGCAGCAGGATGTTTTCGATTTGTTGCGCAAGGATCTTGCCGGCCTTCCTCAAGTTCTGTCCGATCAGAAAGCTCTTCGCAAGTACTTGCCCAGGAAGCGGGCATCATGCAATTGA
- a CDS encoding glycosyltransferase family 4 protein has protein sequence MSAHHDMKVGILVPYSWSYRGGVIDHADQQARALQRLGIETRTIVGLDPPGPMTRMLHMRLGRDGRPPADIIPLGHTVVIPSNGSLANVIVNPAAHFRLRRILAKEDFDLLHLHEPCMPVPCMSAILAAKAPLVGTFHASGSLPLLKVCKPLYGSLIDRLDARIAVSPVARETAQRFFPGDYEIIPNGTPLPPGVYAGRRLNRIVFVGRYDHRKGLQVLLRAWPRISEATGARLRVIGADPVAVGKLQKRLSLPQGRVDLLGSVSNQVLTQELLSAKVLVAPSLGNESFGMVLTRAFGCATPVIASDIPGYRAIVKPEAGMLVASGDADRLADAVIDFLADEPRRAACGANARELAQRYYSWEQIARRLAMLYDRLLQPSQQQQELQNESAASAA, from the coding sequence ATGAGCGCACATCATGACATGAAAGTCGGCATCCTCGTTCCCTATTCATGGTCCTACCGCGGCGGCGTGATCGACCATGCCGACCAGCAGGCACGGGCACTGCAGAGGCTCGGGATCGAGACGCGGACTATCGTCGGCCTCGACCCTCCCGGCCCGATGACCCGGATGCTGCACATGCGCCTTGGCAGGGACGGGCGCCCTCCGGCCGATATCATCCCGCTCGGCCACACCGTCGTCATCCCCAGCAACGGCTCGCTGGCCAATGTGATTGTCAATCCTGCGGCCCACTTCCGTTTGCGCCGCATCCTCGCCAAGGAAGACTTCGACCTTCTACATCTGCACGAACCGTGCATGCCGGTTCCTTGCATGTCCGCCATTTTGGCGGCGAAGGCGCCCCTGGTGGGCACCTTCCATGCTTCGGGAAGTCTGCCATTACTGAAAGTCTGCAAGCCTTTATACGGTTCACTGATCGACAGGCTCGACGCGCGAATAGCCGTTTCTCCCGTTGCCCGGGAAACGGCCCAGCGGTTCTTCCCCGGAGATTACGAGATCATTCCCAACGGAACGCCTCTGCCTCCGGGGGTTTACGCCGGGAGACGATTGAACCGTATCGTTTTTGTCGGCCGCTACGACCATCGCAAGGGTCTGCAGGTGCTTCTTCGAGCCTGGCCGCGAATAAGCGAAGCCACCGGAGCACGGTTGAGGGTGATCGGGGCCGATCCGGTTGCCGTCGGGAAACTGCAAAAGCGGCTCAGCCTTCCTCAAGGGAGAGTCGATTTGCTCGGGTCGGTCAGTAACCAGGTTTTGACGCAGGAGCTGCTGAGTGCCAAAGTGCTGGTGGCCCCTTCCCTTGGCAACGAAAGCTTCGGCATGGTCCTGACACGGGCTTTTGGCTGCGCAACCCCGGTGATCGCTTCCGACATACCCGGTTACCGCGCCATCGTGAAGCCTGAAGCCGGAATGCTTGTCGCCTCGGGCGACGCCGACAGGCTTGCCGACGCTGTGATCGACTTTCTCGCGGATGAACCGCGCCGCGCCGCCTGCGGCGCCAATGCCCGCGAGCTGGCGCAGAGATATTATTCGTGGGAGCAGATCGCCAGGCGCCTGGCTATGCTTTATGACCGGCTACTTCAACCTTCACAGCAACAGCAAGAACTTCAGAATGAATCCGCCGCATCTGCCGCATAG